One window of Equus quagga isolate Etosha38 chromosome 4, UCLA_HA_Equagga_1.0, whole genome shotgun sequence genomic DNA carries:
- the C4H3orf80 gene encoding uncharacterized membrane protein C3orf80 homolog, with amino-acid sequence MWAPGVTAEGLSGAPAPPPMLPLLLLALVAPSRGGGGCAELGCGERERCCDAANATAVRCCKPPLHAFLDSVGWFVRKLSGLLILLVLFAIGYFLQRIICPSPRRYPRGQARPGQARPGPPGAAGPPDDDDDSPALLRDEAAAGSQDSLLDSGGGGRDRGGGGRAAPSCASEHELRVVPPAFLQLPSYEEVKTLPTYEESMRLQQPRPGDIVLPVSVLGHPRGGGAAEESDNGDGHFPLI; translated from the coding sequence ATGTGGGCACCCGGGGTCACAGCCGAGGGCCTGTCGGGGGCGCCGGCGCCGCCGCCcatgctgccgctgctgctgctggcgcTGGTGGCGCCCTCGCGGGGCGGCGGGGGCTGCGCGGAGCTGGGGTGCGGGGAGCGGGAGCGCTGCTGCGACGCGGCCAACGCCACGGCCGTGCGCTGCTGCAAGCCGCCGCTGCACGCCTTCCTCGACAGCGTGGGCTGGTTCGTTCGCAAGCTCTCCGGGCTGCTCATCCTTCTGGTGCTCTTCGCCATCGGCTACTTCCTGCAGCGCATCATCTGCCCCAGCCCACGCCGGTACCCGCGCGGGCAGGCGCGGCCCGGGCAGGCGCGGCCGGGGCCGCCGGGGGCCGCGGGGCCGCCCGACGACGACGACGACTCGCCCGCGCTCCTGCGCGACGAGGCGGCCGCCGGCTCCCAGGACTCGCTGCTGGACAGTGGCGGCGGGGGCCGGGACCGGGGCGGTGGCGGGCGCGCAGCCCCCTCCTGCGCCTCGGAGCACGAGCTGCGCGTAGTCCCGCCGGCCTTCCTGCAGCTGCCCAGCTACGAGGAGGTCAAGACCCTGCCGACCTACGAGGAGTCCATGCGGCTGCAGCAGCCACGCCCCGGGGACATCGTGCTGCCCGTGTCGGTGCTCGGCCACCCGCGAGGCGGCGGTGCCGCCGAGGAGTCCGACAACGGCGACGGCCACTTCCCGCTCATCTGA